The following are encoded in a window of Pecten maximus chromosome 17, xPecMax1.1, whole genome shotgun sequence genomic DNA:
- the LOC117316001 gene encoding uncharacterized protein LOC117316001, with protein MLRSLYPKGQSIRLLDVVDNTISETFRDLEQTDAVIFVPDAFNQRKCRNDLFSRVCNNCNAFLNVMKRMKDGDTPVVIITENTQANTSEMVADKNVIGAELWGFTRSLRQEGTQCRMILVDVQPTVSSQLDILYKTIESLTSDPVSSFNECQIVDGQVHSCILQRRSQKGLQNEERVLSTDTQFDFQLRSVNSDSIESAFLVPGDHSCEIGNNEVSLVVEKICIHSPTELETSVSKSLWSEYKGGYPVFGLEVLGTITSTSRSRRVVACYPSKITKNICVPKQCVCDLASLPMYTPGLIIKSMLIWAIIEKVKRRSTVCILTETDPSKDGEVFLLRNMLESVKCSKVRIASFDFINADHQLEGDDVFVLLQAYPQPKIACILRPGNTILCYDNVMHSLSNTNIQLSSQQIRLHVVTKKRVFEENNVVITFPKVISWLKKQRKSLNLPEDVVNSLQLKTINITDTKFGNAMGVSTKAAAGKIFRKSATYVVVGGLTGLGWDIVKWLGKKGAGVVVPLSRRGINPHMRDQLQNAMDVHKYTIVPLTCNVANIDDVEKAFSAIKLQFPNHLIKGIFQGAGVLRDTRIENMSKDNLREVLEPKVLGAWNLHLVSKELVLDFFVMHSSTTSVFGNAGQTNYGAANSFMDSLALYRRANNLPGQTINWGALAVGMANEETIRNNLEAQGMYVLETEKIRECLMDSLIRNSCQAIFGLFDWSVIRENLALMRTNIFDKEGRSDINQSSLVRRREINTVLDISELKTKSYEDQRNTLVYLLLRCFSEVLSIDESDIEENQNLLSLGMESQKSVELIQIVHEATGCRLPDDYILSPDYTVAMVIDFVHSKIIYNNTKDKDESSENKDDVHGSPTWMQKLYIDMRESHPLDSSLWFSIDFKLGSGLSNIDLWRNVLRWITIRNQDLRTFYRSTNQRIRFGMKRHVLDPEDARIDLRVVDSCELKREWTDRDVVNYCTFDISTDPPLRIIYGNTGREHHIRFIMSHITFDLQSFFMLMPQFYSDSLTYLKKKDVSLEPADVPDVTLLMEDSLEEEMMYLQEFWKGELDKIRN; from the coding sequence ATGCTGAGAAGTTTATACCCAAAGGGACAGTCAATCAGGCTTCTTGATGTGGTAGACAACACCATTTCAGAAACCTTCAGAGATTTAGAACAGACTGATGCTGTGATATTTGTTCCAGATGCATTCAATCAAAGAAAATGCAGAAACGATTTGTTTAGTCGTGTTTGCAACAACTGCAATGCCTTTCTTAACGTCATGAAAAGAATGAAGGACGGGGACACCCCTGTGGTAATAATCACTGAAAATACACAAGCAAACACCTCTGAAATGGTCgctgataaaaatgtaataggTGCCGAATTGTGGGGTTTTACTAGATCCTTAAGACAAGAGGGAACACAATGTCGAATGATTCTGGTAGACGTGCAGCCCACAGTTTCCTCTCAATTGGACATATTGTACAAAACTATTGAAAGTCTGACATCCGACCCCGTTTCATCATTTAATGAATGTCAAATCGTTGATGGGCAGGTACATAGCTGTATTCTTCAGCGACGATCACAAAAAGGCTTACAGAATGAGGAAAGAGTATTATCTACTGACACACAGTTTGACTTCCAGTTACGGTCTGTCAACTCGGACAGTATTGAGAGCGCTTTCCTAGTGCCCGGTGATCACTCCTGTGAGATAGGAAATAATGAGGTCAGCCTTGTGGTTGAGAAAATATGTATCCACTCGCCAACAGAGTTGGAAACGAGTGTCAGCAAATCGCTTTGGTCGGAGTACAAAGGCGGATATCCAGTTTTTGGGTTAGAGGTCCTAGGTACAATCACTTCCACATCCAGATCAAGGCGCGTTGTTGCATGTTACCCATCGAAAATTACCAAAAACATTTGCGTCCCAAAACAATGTGTGTGTGACCTAGCCAGCTTGCCAATGTACACACCCGGTCTCATTATAAAGTCCATGCTCATATGGGCTATTATTGAGAAGGTCAAACGCAGATCTACTGTTTGTATTTTGACTGAAACAGACCCGTCTAAAGACGGGGAGGTCTTCCTTCTCCGTAACATGCTTGAGAGTGTCAAGTGCAGCAAAGTTCGAATCGCATCATTCGACTTCATTAATGCCGACCACCAACTAGAGGGAGACGACGTGTTTGTACTGTTGCAAGCATATCCACAACCAAAAATAGCATGTATTCTACGGCCAGGGAATACTATTTTGTGCTATGATAATGTGATGCACAGCCTATCAAATACAAACATTCAGCTGAGTTCGCAACAAATAAGATTACATGTTGTAACAAAGAAGAGGGTGTTTGAAGAAAACAATGTTGTTATCACATTTCCAAAAGTAATCAGCTGGCTGAAAAAGCAGCGAAAATCTCTAAACCTTCCAGAAGATGTCGTAAATTCACTACAGTTAAAAACCATCAATATCACCGATACAAAGTTTGGGAATGCTATGGGTGTGAGCACTAAAGCAGCGGCCGGAAAGATATTCCGCAAAAGCGCAACCTATGTTGTTGTCGGTGGATTGACAGGCCTTGGTTGGGATATCGTCAAATGGCTTGGCAAAAAAGGCGCTGGCGTTGTAGTACCTCTTTCAAGAAGAGGTATCAATCCACATATGAGAGATCAGCTCCAAAATGCAATGGACGTACACAAGTATACAATTGTGCCATTAACTTGCAATGTTGCGAATATAGATGATGTAGAAAAGGCATTTTCTGCCATCAAGCTACAATTTCCAAATCATCTTATCAAAGGTATATTCCAGGGAGCTGGAGTGCTACGGGATACTCGTATTGAAAATATGAGTAAGGATAACTTAAGAGAAGTATTAGAGCCAAAGGTTTTAGGAGCCTGGAACCTACATTTAGTGTCTAAGGAATTAGTGTTGGATTTCTTCGTTATGCATTCTTCAACAACCTCTGTCTTTGGAAATGCCGGACAGACCAATTACGGAGCTGCCAATTCGTTCATGGATTCATTGGCCCTGTACAGAAGAGCCAACAACCTGCCTGGACAGACAATAAACTGGGGAGCTTTGGCGGTAGGAATGGCGAATGAGGAGACCATCAGAAATAACTTAGAAGCACAAGGAATGTATGTGCTTGAAACAGAAAAGATAAGAGAATGCCTTATGGATTCCTTAATTCGTAACTCATGTCAAGccatatttggtttgtttgacTGGAGCGTTATCAGGGAAAACCTCGCTTTAATGCGGACTAATATCTTTGACAAGGAGGGGAGATCTGATATAAATCAATCGTCGTTAGTTCGAAGGCGCGAAATCAACACTGTGTTGGATATTTCTGAACTCAAAACGAAATCATATGAGGATCAGAGAAATACTCTTGTATATCTATTGCTAAGATGTTTTTCGGAAGTGTTGTCGATAGATGAAAGTGACATTGAAGAAAACCAAAACCTCCTCAGTCTTGGTATGGAGTCACAAAAATCTGTTGAATTAATCCAGATTGTACATGAGGCTACGGGTTGTCGACTTCCTGATGATTATATCCTGTCTCCTGACTACACCGTAGCCATGGTTATCGACTTTGTGCATTCCAAAATTATTTATAACAATACCAAAGACAAGGATGAAAGTTCTGAAAACAAAGATGATGTCCATGGATCACCAACATGGATGCAGAAGCTCTACATTGACATGCGTGAAAGTCATCCCCTTGACTCGAGTCTTTGGTTCAGTATTGATTTCAAACTGGGAAGCGGTCTATCGAATATTGATCTTTGGCGTAATGTCCTGCGATGGATCACAATAAGAAACCAAGATCTAAGAACTTTCTACCGTTCTACAAATCAACGAATTAGATTTGGTATGAAAAGGCATGTTTTGGATCCAGAGGACGCCAGAATAGATTTGCGAGTGGTTGACTCCTGCGAGCTCAAAAGGGAGTGGACAGATAGGGATGTTGTCAATTATTGCACATTCGACATCTCTACAGATCCACCATTGAGGATTATTTACGGTAATACTGGCAGGGAACACCATATTAGGTTCATCATGAGTCATATTACCTTTGATTTACAGAGTTTCTTCATGTTGATGCCGCAATTTTATTCAGATTCACTCACATATCTGAAGAAAAAGGATGTCAGCTTGGAACCTGCAGATGTCCCGGATGTAACCTTACTAATGGAAGATAGTCTTGAAGAAGAGATGATGTATTTACAAGAGTTCTGGAAAGGCGAGCTTGATAAAATTCGTAATTAA